From the genome of Apodemus sylvaticus chromosome 3, mApoSyl1.1, whole genome shotgun sequence, one region includes:
- the LOC127679907 gene encoding olfactory receptor 13C8, translating to MERTNDSTLTEFLLVGLSDHPKLQTLLFVLVLCMYLMILLGNGVLISVVIYDIHLHTPMYFFLCNLSFLDICYTSSSVPLILSSFLAVRKRVSFPECMIQMFFSFAMGATECVLLGTMALDRFMAICYPLRYPVIMSKGTYVPMAVGCWAAGLVDSLVQTSLAVQLPFCTNNVIHHFVCEILGILELACADISINVISLTGSNLLFLAVPLLVIAVSYMFIIATILRIPSAEGKRKAFSTCSAHLTVVIIFYGTIFSMYAKPKSKDTTGAGHQSVMEALISLFYGVMTPMLNPLIYSLRNKDVKTAVQNMLVRKTLGKM from the coding sequence ATGGAGAGAACCAATGATTCCACATTGACAGAATTTCTCTTGGTGGGGCTTTCTGACCACCCAAAGCTCCAGACGCTTTTATTTGTGTTGGTTTTGTGCATGTATTTGATGATCCTGCTTGGAAATGGAGTTCTTATCTCGGTAGTCATCTATGACATTCATCTGCACACtcccatgtatttcttcctcTGTAATCTTTCCTTCTTGGATATTTGCTACACAAGCTCTTCTGTCCCCCTAATTCTCAGTAGCTTTCTGGCAGTAAGGAAGAGAGTTTCATTCCCTGAGTGTATGATTCAAATGTTCTTCTCCTTTGCCATGGGTGCCACTGAATGTGTGCTTCTAGGCACGATGGCCCTTGACCGATTTATGGCCATCTGTTACCCACTGAGGTATCCTGTCATCATGAGCAAGGGTACCTATGTACCCATGGCAGTTGGATGCTGGGCTGCCGGGCTTGTTGATTCACTGGTGCAGACATCTCTTGCGGTGCAATTACCATTCTGTACTAATAATGTCATTCACCACTTTGTCTGTGAAATTCTGGGCATTCTGGAACTGGCTTGTGCAGATATTTCAATCAATGTGATCAGCCTAACAGGGTCAAATCTGCTTTTTCTAGCTGTTCCATTGTTAGTTATTGCTGTCTCTTACATGTTCATCATTGCCACTATTTTGAGGATTCCTTCTGCTGAAGGAAAACGGAAGGCCTTCTCCACGTGCTCTGCCCACCTGACAGTGGTGATTATCTTCTATGGAACTATCTTCTCCATGTACGCAAAGCCCAAGTCTAAAGATACCACTGGGGCAGGCCATCAAAGTGTGATGGAGGCCCTTATCTCCCTCTTCTATGGCGTGATGACCCCAATGCTCAATCCTCTCATCTATAGTCTGAGGAATAAGGATGTGAAGACTGCTGTTCAGAACATGCTGGTGAGGAAAACGTTGGGTAAGATGTGA